Proteins encoded together in one Cicer arietinum cultivar CDC Frontier isolate Library 1 chromosome 4, Cicar.CDCFrontier_v2.0, whole genome shotgun sequence window:
- the LOC101500103 gene encoding uncharacterized protein — MGITVILCQALQQQSQDIVNVMCLVGTTKYLIQALREDGWDALFTEVKIFCEKHDIEIPDLNDVHSTTRFGRSRLQQALSCALTPKDNYKAFNIEKICTLVEKYYPVDFNMQEKINLKFQLQHFLVDARQDLNLNNLSTIQELCSCLVATEKTQNFYLIDRLLRLIMTLPASTATTERSFSTMKIIISRLRNKMEANFLADNMAVYIEREIAASISSESIIDDFKLIKERRALL, encoded by the exons ATGGGGATAACTGTTATACTTTGTCAAGCCTTACAACAACAATCTCAGGATATAGTTAATGTCATGTGTTTGGTTGGAACAACAAAGTATCTTATTCAAGCATTGAGAGAAGATGGTTGGGATGCATTATTTACTGAAGTGAAGATTTTTTGTGAAAAACATGATATTGAAATTCCTGATCTCAACGATGTTCATTCAACAACAAGATTTGGACGATCACGTCTTCAACAAG CTCTAAGTTGTGCTTTGACTCCTAAGGATAATTATAAAgcttttaacattgaaaaaatttgcactctagttgaaaaatattacCCTGTGGATTTCAACATGCAAGagaagattaatttgaaatttcaactcCAACATTTCTTGGTTGATGCTCGTcaagatttaaatttgaataatttatcaACTATTCAAGAATTGTGCTCATGTTTGGTTGCAACTGAAAAGACGCAAAATTTCTACTTGATTGATAGACTACTTCGTCTTATCATGACTCTTCCGGCTTCTACTGCCACAACTGAAAGATCTTTTTCAAcaatgaaaattattatatCAAGGTTAAGAAACAAGATGGAAGCTAACTTTTTGGCAGATAACATGGCGGTTTATATTGAAAGAGAAATTGCTGCAAGTATCAGTTCTGAgtctattattgatgatttcaagTTAATTAAAGAGCGTAGAGCATTGCTTTAA
- the LOC101491976 gene encoding LOW QUALITY PROTEIN: ATP-dependent Clp protease proteolytic subunit-related protein 1, chloroplastic (The sequence of the model RefSeq protein was modified relative to this genomic sequence to represent the inferred CDS: inserted 1 base in 1 codon), which translates to MSSSTLSPSLSSPFLHDSSPSRHGXPRCFKSFSAKCSLDHIPKQFRKENLKDGLMDNYKNAPQFLYGLTPSQMDMFVNADNPMHQMSEKVTEESISSAKSYLNHSGMGRVSCTENNGSSRHSMSVSMYQGGRGMGRPRKAPPDLPSLLLDARICYLGMPIVPAVTELILAQLMWLDYDNPAKPLYLYINSSGTQNEKNETVGSETDAYSIADMLYYVKSDVYTVNLAMAYGQAAMLLAAGKKGYRAVLPHSSTKVFLPKVHRSSGSVVDMWIKAKELEANADYYIELVAKGTGKSKEEIAKDVQRTKYFQAQEAIDYGLADKIMDSGEAAYEKRNYNEMRATRALRRQSGGSPQAAPSGL; encoded by the exons ATGTCCTCCTCTACTCTCTCACCATCACTCTCTTCGCCTTTCCTTCACGATTCTTCACCTTCTCGCCATG CACCTCGATGCTTCAAATCCTTTTCTGCAAAGTGCTCCCTCGACCATATCCCCAAACAATTCAGAAAGGAAAATCTCAAAGACGGAT TGATGGATAACTACAAGAATGCACCCCAGTTTCTATATGGTCTTACTCCCTCACAAATGGACATGTTCGTGAATGCAGACAATCCTATGCATCAGATGTCTGAAAAAGTTACCGAG GAAAGCATTTCATCTGCTAAAAGTTATTTGAATCATAGTGGGATGGGTAGGGTATCTTGCACGGAGAATAATGGCTCTTCAAGACACAGCATGAGTGTTAGTATGTATCAAGGAGGTAGGGGAATGGGAAGGCCCAGAAAAGCTCCACCGGATTTGCCTTCTTTGCTTTTGGATGCTCGGATATGTTATCTGGGTATGCCG ATTGTACCAGCTGTGACAGAACTTATTCTGGCTCAACTTATGTGGTTGGATTATGATAACCCTGCCAAACccctttatttatatattaattcgTCTGGGACTCAG AATGAGAAGAATGAGACTGTGGGATCAGAAACTGATGCTTATTCCATCGCTGATATGCTTTAT TATGTCAAATCAGATGTCTATACCGTGAATTTGGCCATGGCATATGGCCAAGCAGCAATGCTTTTGGCTGCTGGAAAAAAAGGTTATCGTGCTGTACTGCCACATTCATCCA CAAAAGTATTTCTCCCAAAAGTCCACAGATCAAGTGGTTCTGTTGTAGATATGTGGATTAAG GCAAAAGAGCTCGAGGCAAATGCCGATTATTACATTGAGCTGGTGGCAAAAGGAACAGGGAAATCAAAGGAAGAAATAGCTAAAGATGTCCAGAGGACTAAATATTTCCAAGCACAGGAAGCCATAGACTACGGACTTGCTGACAAAATAATGGACTCAGGAGAAGCTGCATATGAAAAACGG AATTATAATGAAATGCGCGCTACAAGAGCACTCAGGAGACAATCTGGTGGGAGCCCTCAAGCGGCTCCTTCGGGACTTTAG